A stretch of the Azospirillum thiophilum genome encodes the following:
- a CDS encoding aldo/keto reductase — protein sequence MDRRPLGRSGLTVSPLCFGGNVFGWTADEATSFRLLDAFVDAGFNFIDTADVYSAWAPGNKGGESETIIGNWMKSRGNRDRIVLATKVGSEMGPGKKGLSPAWIRTAVEDSLMRLQTDRIDLYQSHWDDPATPFEDTLGAYKELIDQGKIRAVGASNLTAPRLREALEVSARTGLPRYETLQPEYNLHDRKGYEGELEGLCRENGLGVISYYSLASGFLTGKYRSAADAGKSARGQGAVSKYLNDRGRAILAALDEVAGRHEATPAQVALAWLIAHPGLTAPIVSASRPEQMGDLIAAASLRLDAGDIEGLDRASAY from the coding sequence ATGGATCGACGTCCGCTCGGCCGCAGTGGCCTGACAGTGTCCCCGCTCTGCTTCGGCGGCAACGTGTTCGGCTGGACCGCCGACGAGGCGACCTCCTTCCGGCTGCTCGACGCCTTCGTCGATGCCGGATTCAACTTCATCGACACGGCCGACGTCTATTCGGCCTGGGCACCGGGCAACAAGGGCGGCGAATCCGAAACCATCATCGGCAACTGGATGAAGAGCCGCGGCAACCGCGACCGCATCGTGCTGGCGACCAAGGTCGGGTCGGAGATGGGGCCGGGCAAAAAGGGCCTGTCCCCGGCCTGGATCCGGACCGCGGTCGAGGATTCGCTGATGCGGCTCCAGACCGACCGCATCGATCTCTACCAGTCCCACTGGGACGATCCGGCGACGCCGTTCGAGGACACGCTCGGCGCCTACAAGGAGCTGATCGACCAGGGCAAGATCCGGGCCGTCGGCGCCTCCAACCTGACCGCCCCCCGCCTGCGCGAGGCGCTGGAGGTCAGCGCCCGCACCGGTCTGCCGCGCTACGAGACCCTGCAGCCGGAATACAATCTCCACGACCGCAAGGGCTACGAGGGGGAGTTGGAAGGGCTGTGCCGGGAAAACGGGTTGGGCGTCATCAGCTACTATTCCCTGGCCAGCGGTTTCCTGACCGGCAAGTACCGCTCCGCTGCCGATGCCGGCAAGAGCGCCCGCGGGCAGGGAGCGGTGTCGAAGTATCTGAACGACCGCGGCCGGGCGATCCTGGCGGCGCTGGACGAGGTCGCTGGCCGCCATGAGGCCACCCCGGCGCAGGTGGCGCTCGCCTGGCTGATCGCCCATCCCGGCCTGACCGCGCCCATCGTGAGCGCATCGAGACCGGAACAGATGGGGGATTTGATCGCCGCTGCATCCCTGCGCCTGGACGCCGGTGACATCGAAGGGCTGGACCGGGCGAGCGCATATTAA
- a CDS encoding chloride channel protein, which produces MSPKSWRRRLLFWTGAGVVGLVAVLFAIGADHAQHLFRLAVAAFPWLPFLLTPLGLGFSAWVALRVVPGSQGSGIPQAIAARHVQDPAAKHRLLSPRIAIGKILLTLVGLACGASIGREGPTVQVGASIMLMAGSIAGLGREPGLILAGGAAGVAAAFNTPLAGIVFAIEEMARSFERRTSGLVLIAVVAAGLVAVAMLGNYAYFGHTAASADWHDWKAVLATGIVGGVAGGGFSALLLWLSARIRGSRLCGRPVMVAMGCGLALATIGTACGGLTFGTGYEEARAVLDGVETLPWYYAPAKLLATALSGVCGIPGGIFSPSLSVGAGIGSVIGGLLPDSPLGAVVLLSMVSYFAGVVQAPLTAVVIVTEMSASPDMLLPLMLSAAIATTLSRLICPRSLYHTMADSFLELLKADAAGTEPATRKATALPSP; this is translated from the coding sequence ATGTCCCCAAAAAGTTGGCGGCGACGCCTGCTGTTCTGGACGGGCGCCGGCGTCGTCGGGCTTGTCGCCGTACTGTTCGCCATCGGCGCCGATCATGCCCAACATCTGTTCCGATTGGCGGTCGCGGCATTTCCCTGGCTACCGTTCCTGCTGACGCCACTGGGGTTAGGCTTTTCGGCCTGGGTGGCTCTGCGCGTGGTGCCAGGATCGCAGGGGAGCGGCATTCCCCAGGCCATCGCCGCGCGGCATGTCCAGGATCCGGCCGCCAAACACCGCCTGCTATCTCCGCGGATTGCCATTGGCAAGATCCTGCTGACCCTGGTCGGGCTTGCCTGCGGCGCTTCCATCGGGCGCGAGGGGCCGACGGTGCAGGTCGGCGCCTCCATCATGCTGATGGCCGGCTCCATCGCCGGATTGGGCAGGGAGCCGGGACTGATCCTGGCCGGCGGTGCGGCCGGCGTTGCCGCAGCCTTCAACACGCCGCTGGCCGGCATCGTCTTCGCCATTGAGGAGATGGCCCGCAGCTTTGAAAGGCGGACCAGTGGCCTCGTGCTGATCGCCGTGGTGGCAGCTGGTCTGGTCGCCGTCGCCATGCTCGGCAACTACGCCTATTTCGGCCACACCGCCGCGTCGGCAGACTGGCATGATTGGAAGGCTGTTCTGGCGACCGGTATCGTGGGCGGAGTGGCAGGCGGCGGATTCAGTGCCTTGCTGCTCTGGCTGTCGGCCCGGATCCGAGGCAGCCGATTGTGCGGCCGGCCGGTGATGGTCGCCATGGGCTGCGGCCTGGCGCTCGCCACCATCGGTACCGCCTGTGGCGGGCTGACCTTCGGTACCGGTTATGAGGAAGCGCGCGCCGTTCTGGACGGGGTGGAGACGCTGCCCTGGTACTATGCCCCGGCGAAACTGCTGGCAACGGCGCTGTCAGGGGTCTGCGGCATTCCCGGCGGTATCTTCTCTCCCTCCTTGTCGGTGGGGGCAGGCATCGGCTCCGTCATCGGCGGACTGCTGCCGGACAGCCCGTTGGGTGCCGTGGTGCTGCTGTCGATGGTGTCCTATTTCGCCGGCGTGGTGCAAGCGCCCCTGACCGCCGTCGTCATCGTGACGGAGATGAGCGCCTCCCCCGACATGCTGCTGCCGCTGATGCTGAGTGCGGCGATAGCCACCACCCTGTCCCGCCTGATCTGTCCACGGTCACTCTATCACACCATGGCCGACAGTTTTCTGGAGCTCTTGAAGGCGGATGCGGCCGGCACCGAACCGGCCACACGCAAGGCAACGGCGCTTCCCTCGCCTTAA